One window of Paroedura picta isolate Pp20150507F chromosome 2, Ppicta_v3.0, whole genome shotgun sequence genomic DNA carries:
- the LOC143828873 gene encoding uncharacterized protein LOC143828873 gives MDKEPGIIQRRQESTQHVLRGTFPLRPYHFSRPGTRVEPLRAQVAGRPASGSPRRFRCPSATERRRAAWEPSAPRPQAARPGGGGPASALTETAPRPPTQPSARARGPAEFQRPGRRLTLGRPSPAGPSAAGQASAAPPRRLPRTVRAGGRRRRRRSRRAAFPRSGHRAQPTGRSGAEGRLGPIPAAGERRSRRSRKPPGRGEARPAERPGFAARSLPAASLAPGPVQRASCRPACESCWLLLPKPASQDARPGDSRLPSSLASRLPLPSFLPPLPLPLPLPLPPPLPFPSPSPSPVPVLLEASSAWKRALPSARSRLLKAPCFGRAVFSPSAEQRAAACREGLAWPRRWRWRGFLPSFLPPPRPGKQAGPRRSPARGGAAAAFPPLPSLLPTHTCWCRGSRRRPSVWKQPAAGEAGGILEGVNNSPAKKGGPGGTGHSGKLRLAERVRREFCGLLTTPCGMLN, from the exons ATGGATAAAGAG CCAGGGATTATTCAGCGGCGGCAGGAAAGCACTCAACACGTGCTCAGAGGCACTTTCCCACTCCGTCCTTACCACTTCTCGCGTCCCGGGACACGAGTTGAACCACTGCGAGCTCAAGTGGCGGGAAGGCCGGCCTCCGGCTCTCCCCGCCGCTTTCGGTGCCCCTCGGCCACGGAGAGAAGGAGGGCGGCCTGGGAACCCTCCGCCCCACGCCCTCAGGCTGCCCGGCCAGGAGGGGGAGGCCCCGCGAGCGCCCTGACAGAAACTGCCCCTCGCCCCCCAACCCAGCCGTCGGCCAGGGCTCGCGGGCCCGCCGAGTTTCAGCGCCCGGGGAGACGACTCACTCTCGGCCGGCCGAGCCCTGCGGGTCCCTCAGCGGCAGGGCAGGCGAGCGCAGCTCCACCGAGGCGGCTTCCGCGCACAGTCCGagcggggggaaggaggaggaggaggaggagccggcgAGCAGCATTTCCCCGCAGCGGGCACCGCGCACAGCCCACGGGGCGGAGCGGAGCGGAAGGGCGGCTCGGGCCGATCCCCGCAGCCGGCGagcggaggagcaggaggagcaggaagcctccggGAAGGGGTGAGGCGCGCCCGGCGGAGCGCCCAGGGTTCGCTGCTCGGTCCCTGCCTGCGGCAAGCCTCGCGCCAGGGCCTGTGCAAAGGGCCTCCTGTAGGCCCGCCTGCGAGAGCTGCTGGCTGCTGCTTCCAAAGCCGGCCTCTCAGGATGCCCGGCCTGGAGACTCGCGCTTGCCCTCGTCGCTTGCAAGCcggctcccccttccttccttcctccccccccttccccttccccttccccttccccttccccctccccttcccttcccttccccttcaccTTCACCTGTACCTGTTCTGCTGGAGGCCTCCTCCGCCTGGAAGCGCGCTCTTCCTTCCGCCCGAAGCCGCCTCCTCAAGGCTCCATGCTTTGGCCGAGCCGTTTTCTCCCCCAGCGCTGAGCAACGGGCCGCCGCTTGCAGAGAGGGCCTGGCCTGGCCGAGGCGCTGGCGCTGGcgcggcttccttccttccttccttcccccaccgcGCCCGGGCAAGCAAGCCGGTCCCCGCCGAAGCCCCGCTCgcgggggagccgcagccgcctttccgcccctcccttcccttcttcccacacaCACGTGTTGGTGCAGAGGGAGCCGGAGGAGGCCCTCGGTTTGGAAACAGCCGGCCGCAGGAGAGGCTGGTGGCATTTTGGAGGGAGTAAACAACTCTCCTGCCAAGAAGGGCGGCCCGGGAGGAACGGGACACTCGGGGAAGCTTCGACTTGCAGAAA gagttcggcgggagttttgcggtttgcttACGACAccatgcggaatgttaaattaa